In a single window of the Gossypium hirsutum isolate 1008001.06 chromosome A13, Gossypium_hirsutum_v2.1, whole genome shotgun sequence genome:
- the LOC107893896 gene encoding protein IQ-DOMAIN 1 — translation MGKKGKWLSSLKKAFTPESKEKKTQKSKEKVLVKQVDWGSNDSDAATLETLKLSPPPQPQEAKLIEAEVEPSEQTYPVEVAIAAAAAVALAAPAEAVADVVRRQSNTGPRFAGKSNEEVAAIKIQTAFRVYLAKRALHALRGLVRLKSMMEGPMVKRQAAGTLRCMQKLSRVQCQIRLRRIRMTEENQALQRQLLQKHAKEIVNLQMGEDWDDSLQSKEQIEASLLSKHEASMRREKAMAYSFTHQQTWKNASRSMNALFMDPNNLSWGWSWLERWMAARPWEGRGMAEKEQNNDQSSVKSGRSSFGGDISKAYARYQLNLDKQSLKASQKPSRTSSLQSPSTPKPVSMPTRKLKSPSPRSSVVAPDDDMRSTVSVLSERNRRHTIGGSSVLDDESLASSPSLPSYMVPTQSARLKTRLQSPLGLEANGTTPEKGPILSTKKRLSYPPSPARPRRHSGPPKVDSGSDTNTEVAAVNGDGN, via the exons ATGGGGAAGAAAGGAAAATGGTTGTCTTCACTAAAGAAAGCCTTCACCCCAGAATCCAAGGAAAAGAAAACCCAG AAATCCAAAGAAAAGGTTTTGGTAAAGCAAGTGGATTGGGGTTCCAATGATTCTGATGCAGCCACTTTAGAAACTCTCAAGTTGTCCCCTCCTCCCCAGCCACAAGAGGCGAAATTAATCGAAGCCGAGGTTGAACCGAGCGAGCAAACTTACCCTGTGGAAGTTGCcattgctgctgctgctgctgtggCTTTGGCCGCTCCAGCTGAGGCAGTTGCGGATGTCGTTCGTCGTCAATCCAACACAGGTCCACGGTTTGCTGGAAAATCTAATGAAGAAGTGGCAGCCATCAAAATTCAAACCGCTTTCCGAGTTTACCTT GCAAAAAGGGCATTGCATGCTTTACGAGGACTGGTGAGACTGAAATCAATGATGGAAGGACCAATGGTTAAACGGCAAGCAGCCGGTACCCTTAGGTGCATGCAAAAACTTTCTCGTGTACAATGTCAGATTCGCTTGAGGAGAATCCGGATGACAGAAGAAAATCAGGCTCTTCAAAGGCAACTCTTGCAGAAACATGCAAAAGAGATTGTAAACTTGCAG ATGGGGGAAGACTGGGATGACAGCCTGCAGTCGAAGGAACAAATTGAGGCAAGCTTATTGAGCAAGCATGAGGCCTCTATGAGACGAGAAAAGGCCATGGCGTATTCATTTACTCATCAG CAAACCTGGAAGAATGCTTCAAGATCTATGAATGCACTATTCATGGATCCGAACAATCTGTCCTGGGGTTGGAGCTGGTTGGAACGTTGGATGGCAGCTCGGCCATGGGAGGGTCGTGGCATGGCAGAAAAAGAACAGAACAATGATCAGTCATCCGTGAAGAGTGGACGCAGCAGCTTCGGAGGAGACATCAGCAAAGCTTATGCTCGTTACCAACTCAATTTGGATAAACAATCCCTGAAGGCCAGTCAAAAGCCAAGCCGAACTTCGAGTCTGCAATCCCCTTCTACTCCTAAGCCAGTCTCCATGCCTACCCGAAAACTGAAGTCACCGAGCCCTAGGAGCAGTGTGGTTGCTCCAGATGATGACATGAGAAGTACAGTGAGTGTGCTGTCTGAAAGAAACCGCAGACACACCATTGGAGGTTCCTCGGTACTAGATGATGAGAGCCTAGCAAGCTCTCCATCCCTACCAAGTTATATGGTACCAACTCAGTCTGCAAGGCTTAAGACCAGGTTGCAAAGTCCGTTGGGACTTGAAGCAAATGGAACAACACCTGAGAAAGGGCCAATCCTGTCTACCAAGAAACGACTTTCTTATCCACCCTCACCCGCCAGGCCGAGGCGGCATTCTGGTCCTCCAAAGGTAGACAGTGGCAGCGATACTAACACAGAGGTTGCTGCAGTAAATGGAGACGGTAATTAG